Sequence from the Magallana gigas chromosome 4, xbMagGiga1.1, whole genome shotgun sequence genome:
CCAAATGATCGTCTTTGTTCAATATTTGACTGGTAATAATAGTATTATTTCTTTTCCTTCAAAAAAGGTGTCCGGTTTGAATTTTTGCTTTTAGTTGAAAATTATTAAGAttcttttgaaaattcaaattctaaattgttttaattgagTTATTTTTGGACTATTAtatcataattacatgtagagTTGAAAAAGTTTTCGATTTATATTTTCGTTGAAACACTATTTTTATTACTttcagaaattaaataaaacggCTTCTTGTGAACTGTTCCCTTCTGTGCCGGAAATAATCCAAGCTGAGAGATATAAACGGAGTACATTCAAATTCAGATGTTGGATTCCTCTCTATAGTCCCCATATTGAAGTCATCATTTCGGATGAATCTGAAACGCCATATTTGTCTGTTGTCTCTTTGTAtaacaaattgttaaattttggaTCTAACTTTTTACCAGTAGGtattcattaatattaactttaaCACCTTAAACAATTTGATGACAATTATGCATGTAACATACAACAttcaaatcattaaatatattttaaaaatcaaagtactgaagtactgaaagccgggctcttttggtgtgtctttatgcatattgtgtagtaaagactgaaaatctctctctctctctctctctctctctctctctctctctctctctctctctcatgcttttaatgtcggcaaagcttcagagagcgaccaaattttgtaagcggctataaacaaaaaatatgtctgtctagtagaagttaaacagtttaacagttgctgccttgaattttgcaacaagcattatatattcaatccccgtttCTTCATCACGCAGCAAAacagttcatggaaattcatgcgcattgtatgtgtccaaaatgcatagtaatgttttaaaaacacgttatgaataagaaaactaaaaaagatagacaattcattcgaaattcaaaaaaaaaagaaacaaaatgccaacactttggacaaaacgtggctctttgtgtaactatttggcatagcggaagctttaccttgacgctgtttgttttttttgtttatttgtgctatttatagtaacattggcgatttgcctgcctgtagctaggactctgctttcagcagaacCTGGCTAACCATAATAAAAGGTGGTTTGATAGTGAGATCTTTCACTTCACATAACACACTATTTTGATTGCGTTAAGTATTGAGATACATTGACATAAAATCTGTACACAGTATGTCCATAGAATATTAATGTCTAtcgtttattaaaataatacaagttgctgtcctttaaaaaaggactacaatacgtggaccatttgcatgtgtttccaacgaaaacatgaaagccttaagattatcagagattccaccgactctagccctctgcttttaaccactaaatttgtacgttgtattacgtatacatgtatgtatagtatcaggcatgtatagtatcaggcattcggtgaattctactatttgcgcacacattacgattcgcactactttgttaactgtgcagtgacagctttgtgtaaattaaaaattgcatattttgcttttttcttgagatttaaacttttatacagtgacataattattcaatcatacttaaatgcttaaaaaaatttaatcgggaaattctctagcctcgcctactatataaaagaaaagttaacTTACATGTGtgttcggaaaacaacaaaacattgcaaattatgctatttgatgcatgttgtagtttcggcataacattaacttatctCATAATattgatagttcatatcacatgccaatcatttctttaaaaggaatgcttttttttctgtactgtttaccgacaactttacaattacagcgcctttgaacgtatgtgtgcatatggcacggaatcccgatcccgattcagataaacgtgtgctagcctggttccctgagctacccactacgcacaggaaccaggctagctcatgcgcaggctgaattttccccatagcatccggtttaacctcgcttatatattttctgcgtggatctcagggtccacgcaattagCGATTCAAAATTCTAGAATTATCCatgctttattttaaaatcagtttgaataaatttttaaatgcatataattGTTCTTCACTTAAATTTCTCGGTAATAATTTATTGTACGTTTAATCAGTTCACTTACTCATAATCTCgattttcctttctttttcctAATCGTCCTTTTCTTGTGGGAAGGGAGCACAGTCGGCGTACGCCATCGATGCATGCAGTCACATGGCCATAAGTCCTGAAGCCTTGACACACACCTTATCAAAACAGTGGGTAAACCGAGGTAATGGAGACACATTgtccaacaattttttttatagaaaatttaaCTCGTTCAGTGCTACTTTTGAATAACTGCAATATAACCTCGTGTacgattgagaaaaaatataaagttcGTTGTATATCAATCAAGAGGTTGGCGAACTTCCATTTAATTTGCTAGGCTGCTTCTGTAATTGGtggttttaaatgataatttgtttatGGGATTTTAGAATATTATTACACAAATGAAACAACAGACGATGATATTTTGGAGTTTTTGGCATCAGCAACTCTTTCGGAATCTGCCCTTCTTGGTGTCAACTATACCTTTAGGATAAGTGTtctaatcgataaaatcaatcTGTGGAATACTACTGTCATCTTGACTCCAAAGGAATCATTTACAAACGTAAGATCTTAAGTTCATGACAAAAAATCGATTGcgtattatttttgataaattttattatacacAAAGCTTAAATGAAGTAGCCAACATTTACTGATGAATTATAAAACAGAACATCGCGGCGTCATTGAAAAAGTTGATAAACCCATATTTCACCATATTTTGCATCTTTGGTCCAGTCAAGCAATaccttgtttttaatttttgtaagtcttgtattataaatgcatttttttttctaggaaACGTTTAGATATACCGTCGACTTATACAGAGAAAATCAGAATGAAATATACCCCTATAGTGAAATATCTATATTTCTAAAGGTCATAGTTCTAAATCTCCCTTCAGGCGTcttttatatgaatatttctACTAGGGCGCAAGTGGAAAACAACGACCCCGCTCTTGTAATACAGTCAATAACGAAGCATGACAATAGTAACGGTATACGTTGCAACATAATTTATGCAGATTACCAAACTGGTCTCTCCGGCATTCAGAATATAGCAATTGTGAGAATGACCTTTCTAAACTCTTGGCCAGAAACATCTGGTTATGTTATTTATCGTATAAAACTTAGTATACATTCTGCAAACATAGGAGATAATCATTTGGTGATTGTTGAAACTAACAATCAAGTCGTCCAACACATGATCCAACTAAATATACCATTGATATTTCAAGATACAAACGGAACAATCTTATCTGAACTTTATAATGTGTTCGACAAAAACTACTCATCATGTATTCGCCTGCCAGTATTAGAGAACACACCGCCCTTGCTATTGATGAAGGTTAATACTGCATGGTTGCAAATAAGTCCTGCGACAtacaatattacaattattggaGAATACATAGCATGCCAAAAGCATGGacagaaaattttacaggtcAGTAAAATTTACAACTCAGCCAAGtctctttgtttttttattttaaaatttaaaaaaaaaattgaacaactTGTTTCAGcatctttttttctgttctCTGCCATAACAACAAATTATCAAACATGTTTATCAGACATCATTTCAATGTATAAATTGTAGCTTTAACATTATTAAACAGTGGGAAATGAGGAAGTATGGTAAACTTTATTTCTTCGTGGTCGAGAATGTACATTCTAAGAAATGTAATTACTCGCCATATTTGCTTTCCCTCATCGTACACAATGAAATGCAAGGTAtcatgggacacctccatattatGACGTACTTctgataaaaataagaaataaaatcaagcatCATTTCATAAACTTTTTTCCCCGGAATTGTCATCTAACAACGTATCGCAATGTTTTAGAGCATTGACTACAATTTTGTAGTATCAAGTTTGAACCCTTCTTCATTTAAAAGAGTGAATGCcttttaattcaaatgtattttaatcctCATTATTGCAATCAGGTGTCTCATGCCACCTTAATATCcgttaaaaatcaataaatttatacttttaaaacttttttgttttgtaaatttatatttcaatttataatATCTACATGAATAATCTCAAATTATAGGAAatcaatttagaattttaaatatttgacaaGTTAATCAACATGTTGGACAAACTGTTTTTGTATAATTGTATAAATTCGATACGGTAACTCAGCGTTTTCCATTTTACctcatatcaattttattttagatagTGAATTCTAATGTTCAAAACTTGTATATTTGTAACagaaaaatgttaacatttttttcagatagtgaattctaacttttaaaacttgtttaattttaacaaagaatGTGTAAATTTCCATTTAGTTGTCTTACATAAATTCGTTCCGCCTAATTAATAGCCATGCACTATCGTTTTGTTCGAAGGTATCCACAGCAAGTTCTTCGGGTGGATTTAGCGGTCAAGTGGCATTTTGTGAGCTGctatctgaaaataaaatttctgtGAAAAAGGAATGCACGTATCTATGTCACTGCCAACAAGAGGTGCAATGCCGAGAAACAGTGATATTCATGGCTAACCAAGAAAAATTAACAACTTGGAGTCTCTGTGAATTAATCGCAAAAAATGTAGTGTAGAAGTTATTCATGTTTGTGGAGAATTAATTTCTGGACTGTTCAGAAATCGCGGGATTTGGCTGTCATCAACTTATTATATAAATGAtcagaatattatttttattgaatgtatGACATATAATGATCGAAGGAATAAACGATTTTGAACTTATTTAACGACAATGTTATG
This genomic interval carries:
- the LOC105341591 gene encoding uncharacterized protein translates to MSSTKMDKKHFCFFHGLSLLICVNITILELSLCIPSTVIDGIAVPDSATFKGDSISTTTVQTSTSIPSTIEATSTRTTSVAGVVSTHTTDSVVLLSTFSESVTSIYTKQEENSMSTAIFLPLTSAELNISQSAILKENSITSATVSSLTSIALVSSLTIMSLENSILTATISYNSVLKEDSVSLGNDHISSTPELTILNSLASNEDTISTVTFPISNTEAIVPSNYMMSEESNILPTITPTLASNVSTLFSSTEILYIDSSTAENVSFELYTFPDDKLYPELYVGMRAHVAVVAIYPEGVYQNITIKLKDTNPGQFFDVTHVSCKHGSSVNSSREYKIKEKIGLGYGFTRFPMLGNVHELINVSKSNDVENRQDLCNFTIFLHNANDLKDVENISLTASLEILEDNFTISKQVTFSVIPTVLKLNKTASCELFPSVPEIIQAERYKRSTFKFRCWIPLYSPHIEVIISDESETPYLSVVSLYNKLLNFGSNFLPGAQSAYAIDACSHMAISPEALTHTLSKQWVNREYYYTNETTDDDILEFLASATLSESALLGVNYTFRISVLIDKINLWNTTVILTPKESFTNETFRYTVDLYRENQNEIYPYSEISIFLKVIVLNLPSGVFYMNISTRAQVENNDPALVIQSITKHDNSNGIRCNIIYADYQTGLSGIQNIAIVRMTFLNSWPETSGYVIYRIKLSIHSANIGDNHLVIVETNNQVVQHMIQLNIPLIFQDTNGTILSELYNVFDKNYSSCIRLPVLENTPPLLLMKVNTAWLQISPATYNITIIGEYIACQKHGQKILQVSTASSSGGFSGQVAFCELLSENKISVKKECTYLCHCQQEVQCRETVIFMANQEKLTTWSLCELIAKNVV